One genomic segment of Hippoglossus hippoglossus isolate fHipHip1 chromosome 22, fHipHip1.pri, whole genome shotgun sequence includes these proteins:
- the LOC117755655 gene encoding solute carrier family 2, facilitated glucose transporter member 1: protein MACQEGHLTATLLTSILAAVLGSLQIGYHTGNINAPAKIIEEFFNHTWRARHNQTISDHSLTLLWSLSVSIKDFGALLGSLGVKFLADSYGRRNSILIVNGLSVVGTCLMCASKASESFEVLILGRLVFGLFCGLVMSLNPLYIQEVSPTNLRGAFATLNQVSFALGILVGMVAGLETVLGTEHHWAMMLSLSLVPALAQYLVLPFCPESPRYLLFNRREESKAEAALLRLRGSTEKVSAELEEMKEEAAHTQTGVTIHEFFKKRRYKQPIIIVLFVNLGSQLSGFNAIINYSTRMFQANFDQAKYLTLGVGAVNVTFTLVAFFLMERAGRRRLLLTGFISIAVCNLLMTIVDSVLYLAPQLRSLLVLLVFCLISAYELGPGPISWFIAAELFDQPGRPIAMAFTSMLNWGGKFVLALLFPPLLKICGEYVYLLFMTMALVAFIFTWFRLPETKGRTFDDIAEEFRGADEIPLHNKIGFNTFN from the exons ATGGCGTGCCAGGAG GGCCATCTGACCGCGACGCTCCTGACCTCCATCCTGGCGGCGGTGCTGGGCTCCCTGCAGATCGGATACCACACGGGCAACATCAACGCTCCAGCCAAG ATCATTGAAGAGTTCTTCAATCACACCTGGAGAGCCAGACACAACCAGACGATTTCCGATCACAGCCTGACTCTGCTGTGGTCCCTCTCAGTCAGCATTAAGGACTTCGGAGCCTTGCTTGGTTCCCTGGGAGTCAAATTTCTGGCAGATTCCTATGGAAG GCGTAACTCCATCCTAATAGTGAACGGTCTGTCCGTGGTGGGAACGTGTCTGATGTGCGCATCCAAAGCCAGCGAGTCGTTTGAAGTCCTCATCCTGGGACGCTTGGTGTTCGGCCTGTTCTGCGGCCTCGTGATGAGTCTCAATCCCCTGTACATCCAGGAAGTGTCCCCCACCAACCTCAGGGGGGCCTTCGCTACACTCAACCAAGTGTCCTTTGCCTTGGGAATCCTCGTGGGAATG GTGGCTGGTCTGGAGACGGTGCTGGGTACAGAGCATCACTGGGCCATGATGCTGTCCCTGTCTCTTGTTCCCGCGCTGGCACAGTACCTGGTCCTTCCTTTCTGCCCCGAGAGCCCTCGATACCTGCTCTTCAACCGCAGAGAGGAGAGCAAGGCCGAGGCTG ctctgctgAGGCTGAGAGGCAGCACAGAGAAGGTGTCtgctgagctggaggagatgaaggaagaGGCCGCTCACACTCAAACAGGTGTCACCATCCACGAGTTCTTCAAGAAGCGCAGATACAAGCAGCCAATCATCATCGTGCTATTCGTCAACTTGGGCAGTCAACTGTCCGGATTCAACGCG ATCATCAACTACTCCACCAGAATGTTCCAGGCCAACTTTGACCAGGCTAAATACCTGACTTTGGGCGTCGGAGCAGTCAATGTGACCTTCACCTTGGTGGCA TTCTTCCTGATGGAAagggcagggaggaggagactgCTGCTGACTGGTTTCATCTCCATTGCTGTGTGCAACTTACTCATGACCATAGTTGATTCTGTCCTG TACCTGGCCCCACAGCTGCGGAGCCTGCTGGTCCTGCTGGTTTTCTGCCTGATTTCAGCCTACGAGCTGGGCCCTGGACCCATCTCCTGGTTCATCGCTGCCGAGCTGTTCGACCAGCCTGGCAGACCCATCGCCATGGCCTTCACCAGCATGCTCAACTGGGGCGGGAAGTTTGTTCTGGCACTTCTCTTTCCTCCATTACTG AAAATCTGTGGGGAGTACGTCTACCTCCTCTTCATGACCATGGCTCTGGTCGCCTTCATCTTCACGTGGTTTCGCCTCCCGGAGACAAAAGGGCGCACATTTGATGACATTGCAGAGGAGTTCAGAGGAGCGGATGAAATTCCTTTGCACAATAAGATTGGATTCAACACTTTCAACTGA